A region of Solanum dulcamara chromosome 7, daSolDulc1.2, whole genome shotgun sequence DNA encodes the following proteins:
- the LOC129895632 gene encoding probable myosin-binding protein 5 isoform X1 — protein MASRSFKRLVEQKLGRVGVFCVYAVLEWVMILLLFIDGFLALFTNEFAKFFELKVPCLLCTRIDHIFTKRNSSFYYNESICEGHKKDISSLAYCHVHKKLSDIRNMCEGCLLSFATEKEADCGKYKSLVGILHKDIDCFVEDDHRMSIKPVKNEDEVIKTGSVVVQNCSCCGEPLKLRTKYARNSSINGNHYSQAPASSPRSSLTWKNEESGNMELPHIQYTKLKFSSDDDSILPDDEGHQNAAGREDIKASTAPLLPDPEDIHDESCKTPVSARNKFFGIPLTDSAQASPKWPNKPRKLGGDKSEFISDTNDTSAVNEADDDILHSLKRQVRLDRKSLMELYMELDEERSASAVAANNAMAMITRLQAEKAAVQMEALQYQRMMEEQAEYDQEALQVMKDLVLKREEEIKVLEAEINTYRQRYGVIKKAGSEVCEVDADDDYQELRSQSASSFDERPDCGSPREVDQNGVNELHIGHPGEYRDENVDDSNLDFENERSYLQSLLTNLEMKIKIPPDVESHVLESNVIQDKGNDNKVILTREVSLLRERLRAVEAESSFLKHAAMTLQRGGEGTKLLTEIAQHLRELRYTDTATGVADA, from the exons ATGGCTTCGCGATCTTTCAAGCGTTTGGTTGAACAAAAGCTGGGGAGAGTTGGGGTTTTCTGTGTATATGCTGTTCTTGAATGGGTGATGATCCTCCTCCTTTTCATTGATGGCTTTCTTGCACTTTTCACCAATGAATTTGCCAAGTTCTTTGAATTGAAAGTCCCCTGCTTGCTCTGCACGAGGATCGATCACATTTTCACTAAGAGGAACTCCAGTTTCTATTACAACGAGTCCATCTGTGAGGGTCACAAGAAGGACATCTCTTCCCTCGCGTATTGTCATGTCCACAAGAAGCTTTCTGATATAAGGAACATGTGTGAAGGTTGCCTTCTCTCTTTTGCAACAGAGAAAGAAGCAGATTGTGGTAAGTACAAGTCATTAGTTGGGATTTTGCACAAGGACATTGACTGCTTTGTGGAAGATGATCATAGAATGTCGATAAAACCAGTGAAGAATGAAGATGAGGTTATCAAAACTGGAAGTGTTGTCGTTCAAAACTGTTCTTGTTGTGGGGAGCCTTTGAAATTGAGGACTAAATATGCCAGGAACTCATCGATAAATGGAAATCATTATTCTCAAGCTCCTGCCTCATCTCCTCGATCTTCCTTAACGTGGAAAAATGAGGAATCAGGCAACATGGAATTGCCTCATATCCAGTACACAAAGCTCAAGTTTTCCTCAGATGATGATTCGATTCTTCCAGATGATGAGGGTCACCAGAATGCAG CAGGTAGAGAGGATATTAAAGCTTCTACTGCCCCGCTGCTACCAGATCCCGAGGACATACATGATGAATCTTGCAAAACCCCAGTTTCTGCAAGAAACAAGTTCTTTGGGATCCCATTGACAGACTCCGCTCAAGCCAGTCCTAAGTGGCCTAATAAGCCCAGAAAATTGGGTGGTGATAAGAGTGAATTCATCTCAGATACTAATGACACGAGTGCAGTAAACGAAGCAGATGATGACATCTTGCATAGCTTGAAGAGGCAGGTTCGTCTGGACAGAAAGTCTCTCATGGAATTATACATGGAATTGGATGAAGAAAGAAGTGCCTCTGCTGTTGCAGCAAACAATGCCATGGCCATGATCACGCGTTTGCAAGCAGAGAAGGCAGCTGTACAAATGGAAGCCTTGCAGTATCAGAGAATGATGGAAGAGCAGGCAGAATATGACCAAGAGGCCTTGCAAGTCATGAAAGACTTGGTTTTGAAGAGAGAGGAAGAGATAAAGGTCTTGGAGGCTGAAATCAATACCTACAGGCAAAGATATGGAGTTATCAAGAAAGCCGGTAGTGAGGTCTGTGAAGTTGATGCAGATGATGATTATCAAGAGTTGAGATCTCAGTCTGCATCATCCTTCGATGAAAGACCCGACTGTGGCAGCCCACGTGAAGTAGATCAGAATGGAGTAAACGAGCTCCATATTGGACATCCTGGGGAATACAGAGATGAAAATGTCGATGACTCAAACCTTGATTTTGAGAACGAGAGATCTTATCTACAGAGTTTGTTAACGAACCTTGAAATGAAGATCAAAATACCTCCTGATGTCGAATCTCATGTGCTAGAATCAAATGTGATTCAAGACAAAG GAAATGACAATAAGGTTATACTTACAAGAGAAGTTTCTCTACTTAGAGAGAGATTGAGAGCTGTTGAAGCAGAAAGTAGCTTCTTGAAACACGCCGCCATGACATTACAGAGGGGTGGAGAAGGAACCAAACTCTTGACTGAGATAGCTCAACATCTGCGGGAGCTTAGATACACAGATACAGCAACAGGAGTTGCAGATGCATGA
- the LOC129895632 gene encoding probable myosin-binding protein 5 isoform X2 — protein sequence MASRSFKRLVEQKLGRVGVFCVYAVLEWVMILLLFIDGFLALFTNEFAKFFELKVPCLLCTRIDHIFTKRNSSFYYNESICEGHKKDISSLAYCHVHKKLSDIRNMCEGCLLSFATEKEADCGKYKSLVGILHKDIDCFVEDDHRMSIKPVKNEDEVIKTGSVVVQNCSCCGEPLKLRTKYARNSSINGNHYSQAPASSPRSSLTWKNEESGNMELPHIQYTKLKFSSDDDSILPDDEGHQNAGREDIKASTAPLLPDPEDIHDESCKTPVSARNKFFGIPLTDSAQASPKWPNKPRKLGGDKSEFISDTNDTSAVNEADDDILHSLKRQVRLDRKSLMELYMELDEERSASAVAANNAMAMITRLQAEKAAVQMEALQYQRMMEEQAEYDQEALQVMKDLVLKREEEIKVLEAEINTYRQRYGVIKKAGSEVCEVDADDDYQELRSQSASSFDERPDCGSPREVDQNGVNELHIGHPGEYRDENVDDSNLDFENERSYLQSLLTNLEMKIKIPPDVESHVLESNVIQDKGNDNKVILTREVSLLRERLRAVEAESSFLKHAAMTLQRGGEGTKLLTEIAQHLRELRYTDTATGVADA from the exons ATGGCTTCGCGATCTTTCAAGCGTTTGGTTGAACAAAAGCTGGGGAGAGTTGGGGTTTTCTGTGTATATGCTGTTCTTGAATGGGTGATGATCCTCCTCCTTTTCATTGATGGCTTTCTTGCACTTTTCACCAATGAATTTGCCAAGTTCTTTGAATTGAAAGTCCCCTGCTTGCTCTGCACGAGGATCGATCACATTTTCACTAAGAGGAACTCCAGTTTCTATTACAACGAGTCCATCTGTGAGGGTCACAAGAAGGACATCTCTTCCCTCGCGTATTGTCATGTCCACAAGAAGCTTTCTGATATAAGGAACATGTGTGAAGGTTGCCTTCTCTCTTTTGCAACAGAGAAAGAAGCAGATTGTGGTAAGTACAAGTCATTAGTTGGGATTTTGCACAAGGACATTGACTGCTTTGTGGAAGATGATCATAGAATGTCGATAAAACCAGTGAAGAATGAAGATGAGGTTATCAAAACTGGAAGTGTTGTCGTTCAAAACTGTTCTTGTTGTGGGGAGCCTTTGAAATTGAGGACTAAATATGCCAGGAACTCATCGATAAATGGAAATCATTATTCTCAAGCTCCTGCCTCATCTCCTCGATCTTCCTTAACGTGGAAAAATGAGGAATCAGGCAACATGGAATTGCCTCATATCCAGTACACAAAGCTCAAGTTTTCCTCAGATGATGATTCGATTCTTCCAGATGATGAGGGTCACCAGAATGCAG GTAGAGAGGATATTAAAGCTTCTACTGCCCCGCTGCTACCAGATCCCGAGGACATACATGATGAATCTTGCAAAACCCCAGTTTCTGCAAGAAACAAGTTCTTTGGGATCCCATTGACAGACTCCGCTCAAGCCAGTCCTAAGTGGCCTAATAAGCCCAGAAAATTGGGTGGTGATAAGAGTGAATTCATCTCAGATACTAATGACACGAGTGCAGTAAACGAAGCAGATGATGACATCTTGCATAGCTTGAAGAGGCAGGTTCGTCTGGACAGAAAGTCTCTCATGGAATTATACATGGAATTGGATGAAGAAAGAAGTGCCTCTGCTGTTGCAGCAAACAATGCCATGGCCATGATCACGCGTTTGCAAGCAGAGAAGGCAGCTGTACAAATGGAAGCCTTGCAGTATCAGAGAATGATGGAAGAGCAGGCAGAATATGACCAAGAGGCCTTGCAAGTCATGAAAGACTTGGTTTTGAAGAGAGAGGAAGAGATAAAGGTCTTGGAGGCTGAAATCAATACCTACAGGCAAAGATATGGAGTTATCAAGAAAGCCGGTAGTGAGGTCTGTGAAGTTGATGCAGATGATGATTATCAAGAGTTGAGATCTCAGTCTGCATCATCCTTCGATGAAAGACCCGACTGTGGCAGCCCACGTGAAGTAGATCAGAATGGAGTAAACGAGCTCCATATTGGACATCCTGGGGAATACAGAGATGAAAATGTCGATGACTCAAACCTTGATTTTGAGAACGAGAGATCTTATCTACAGAGTTTGTTAACGAACCTTGAAATGAAGATCAAAATACCTCCTGATGTCGAATCTCATGTGCTAGAATCAAATGTGATTCAAGACAAAG GAAATGACAATAAGGTTATACTTACAAGAGAAGTTTCTCTACTTAGAGAGAGATTGAGAGCTGTTGAAGCAGAAAGTAGCTTCTTGAAACACGCCGCCATGACATTACAGAGGGGTGGAGAAGGAACCAAACTCTTGACTGAGATAGCTCAACATCTGCGGGAGCTTAGATACACAGATACAGCAACAGGAGTTGCAGATGCATGA
- the LOC129896436 gene encoding 5-formyltetrahydrofolate cyclo-ligase, mitochondrial isoform X1 gives MTIPWAVTLSTCRFFLTRSAILRRQTSLCSTTATMSTAGEQNFTSDTAHLDTIFKQKKALRLVVKRDLKSMDATLRSQEDEAIQRIVLEAPWFKACKGLCAYIRCSALREVDTSRILSHILRSHSEDLQMRKKIFVPRVEDRNRNMRMLNISSTEDLIANSMDILEPAPLDADGNEREDVLFANEPVDLLILPGLAFDKAGRRLGRGGGYYDTFLSRYQELAEKRNWKQPLKIALSYSVQIVDEGTIPLTPNDVLVDALVSPSGVIPISEAALEICR, from the exons ATGACCATTCCTTGGGCAGTGACACTGTCCACCTGCCGCTTCTTCCTCACCCGCTCCGCTATCCTCCGCCGTCAAACCTCACTGTGTTCCACCACTGCCACCATGAGCACCGCCGGAGAACAAAACTTCACTTCCGACACTGCTCATTTGGACACAATCTTCAAGCAGAAAAAGGCCCTCCGTTTGGTTGTTAAAAGAGATCTCAAATCCATGGATGCGACCCTTAGATCCCAAGAAG ATGAGGCTATACAAAGGATTGTATTGGAAGCCCCGTGGTTTAAGGCTTGCAAGGGATTGTGCGCTTACATAAGATGTAGTGCTTTGCGAGAAGTAGATACATCCCGAATTCTATCTCATATTCTCAGAAGCCATTCAGAG GATTTGCAGATGCGAAAGAAGATTTTTGTTCCAAGAGTGGAGGATAGGAACAGAAACATGCGAATGCTTAACATTTCAAGCACTGAGGATTTGATTGCAAATTCAATGGACATTCTGGAACCAGCTCCATTAGATGCTGATGGGAATGAACGCGAGGATG TCTTGTTCGCCAATGAACCTGTTGATTTGTTAATTTTACCTG GACTTGCATTTGACAAAGCTGGAAGACGATTGGGCCGCGGTGGAGG TTACTATGACACCTTTTTATCAAGATATCAAGAGCTTGCAGAGAAGCGGAATTGGAAGCAACCTCTCAAAA TTGCACTTTCTTACTCGGTGCAGATAGTGGATGAGGGTACTATACCACTAACTCCAAATGACGTTCTTGTGGATGCACTTGTATCACCTTCCGGTGTGATTCCTATTAGTGAAGCTGCGCTGGAGATATGCCGTTGA
- the LOC129896436 gene encoding 5-formyltetrahydrofolate cyclo-ligase, mitochondrial isoform X2: MTIPWAVTLSTCRFFLTRSAILRRQTSLCSTTATMSTAGEQNFTSDTAHLDTIFKQKKALRLVVKRDLKSMDATLRSQEDEAIQRIVLEAPWFKACKGLCAYIRCSALREVDTSRILSHILRSHSEMRKKIFVPRVEDRNRNMRMLNISSTEDLIANSMDILEPAPLDADGNEREDVLFANEPVDLLILPGLAFDKAGRRLGRGGGYYDTFLSRYQELAEKRNWKQPLKIALSYSVQIVDEGTIPLTPNDVLVDALVSPSGVIPISEAALEICR, translated from the exons ATGACCATTCCTTGGGCAGTGACACTGTCCACCTGCCGCTTCTTCCTCACCCGCTCCGCTATCCTCCGCCGTCAAACCTCACTGTGTTCCACCACTGCCACCATGAGCACCGCCGGAGAACAAAACTTCACTTCCGACACTGCTCATTTGGACACAATCTTCAAGCAGAAAAAGGCCCTCCGTTTGGTTGTTAAAAGAGATCTCAAATCCATGGATGCGACCCTTAGATCCCAAGAAG ATGAGGCTATACAAAGGATTGTATTGGAAGCCCCGTGGTTTAAGGCTTGCAAGGGATTGTGCGCTTACATAAGATGTAGTGCTTTGCGAGAAGTAGATACATCCCGAATTCTATCTCATATTCTCAGAAGCCATTCAGAG ATGCGAAAGAAGATTTTTGTTCCAAGAGTGGAGGATAGGAACAGAAACATGCGAATGCTTAACATTTCAAGCACTGAGGATTTGATTGCAAATTCAATGGACATTCTGGAACCAGCTCCATTAGATGCTGATGGGAATGAACGCGAGGATG TCTTGTTCGCCAATGAACCTGTTGATTTGTTAATTTTACCTG GACTTGCATTTGACAAAGCTGGAAGACGATTGGGCCGCGGTGGAGG TTACTATGACACCTTTTTATCAAGATATCAAGAGCTTGCAGAGAAGCGGAATTGGAAGCAACCTCTCAAAA TTGCACTTTCTTACTCGGTGCAGATAGTGGATGAGGGTACTATACCACTAACTCCAAATGACGTTCTTGTGGATGCACTTGTATCACCTTCCGGTGTGATTCCTATTAGTGAAGCTGCGCTGGAGATATGCCGTTGA
- the LOC129895204 gene encoding germin-like protein subfamily T member 2, giving the protein MATRLTFLLVILVVLPFPSHCADPDPLQDFCVAILNYTSTSLNGFPCKPASQVTSDDFFFDGLTKEGNTDNVFGFSATLGNVLAFPGLNTLGLSMNRVDYAPGGLNPPHSHPRATESGVVIKGKLYVGFLTTDNVLYSKVLTVGQMFVVPRGLVHFQMNVGKEKAMTITAFNSHLPGAVVLPTTLFASTPPIPDDVLTKAFQVEASVIDGIKAKFGA; this is encoded by the coding sequence ATGGCTACTCGTTTGACGTTCTTGTTGGTTATTCTGGTAGTCTTACCATTTCCTTCTCATTGTGCAGATCCTGATCCCCTGCAGGATTTCTGCGTTGCAATTCTGAACTATACATCAACATCTCTTAACGGCTTTCCTTGCAAGCCTGCTTCCCAAGTTACTTCGGATGATTTCTTCTTTGATGGCCTAACCAAAGAGGGAAACACGGACAATGTATTTGGATTCAGCGCGACCCTGGGAAACGTTCTTGCTTTCCCAGGGTTGAACACGCTAGGTCTCTCAATGAATCGAGTTGACTATGCCCCAGGAGGGCTAAATCCACCCCATTCACACCCTCGTGCAACTGAGTCCGGAGTAGTCATTAAGGGGAAACTCTACGTTGGATTCCTGACAACGGACAACGTGTTATATTCCAAAGTATTAACTGTAGGGCAGATGTTTGTGGTACCCCGAGGACTAGTACATTTCCAAATGAATGTTGGAAAGGAGAAGGCAATGACAATCACAGCTTTTAACAGTCATTTGCCAGGGGCAGTAGTCCTTCCAACTACACTATTTGCTTCTACGCCACCAATTCCTGATGATGTGTTGACTAAGGCTTTCCAAGTTGAAGCAAGTGTGATTGATGGCATCAAAGCCAAATTTGGTGCTTGA
- the LOC129896437 gene encoding transcription factor BHLH089-like has protein sequence MDPPIINEGSFSAANPSSYSLAEIWPFSASANGGGNGGLGGGGLGLRMSSFTGLLEAAANSINESTLTEQSGRTGGGGGTADGGGGGNVGVRKRIMNSEDDFSKFVSTSDANDLDGSVAKRLKSSQSKEENGASKIEAESSSQTANKGTEQSSKPEPPKDYIHVRARRGQATDSHSLAERARREKISERMKILQDLVPGCNKVIGKALVLDEIINYIQSLQRQVEFLSMKLEAVNSRMNHPIETFPSKDLAPSAFDATGMIVGAQAPREYAQGAQSEWLHMQVGSSFDRAT, from the exons ATGGATCCACCTATTATTAATGAAGGTTCATTCTCAGCGGCAAATCCTTCTTCTTACAGCTTAGCTGAGATTTGGCCCTTTTCCGCCTCGGCAAATGGTGGAGGCAACGGAGGCCTTGGTGGAGGAGGACTGGGTCTTAGAATGAGTAGCTTTACGGGTTTATTAGAAGCGGCTGCAAACTCCATTAATGAATCTACTCTGACGGAGCAGAGCGGAAGAACCGGCGGCGGCGGCGGAACTGCTGATGGTGGTGGTGGAGGTAATGTTGGTGTAAGGAAGAGGATTATGAATTCGGAggatgatttttctaagtttgTCTCTACTAGTGATGCCAATGATTTG GATGGTTCAGTAGCCAAACGGCTGAAATCATCCCAATCTAAAGAAGAAAATGGTGCTTCAAAGATAGAAGCAGAATCCAGTTCCCAGACGGCTAACAAGGGGACTGAACAAAGTAGTAAACCAGAGCCACCAAAGGATTACATCCACGTACGGGCAAGAAGGGGCCAAGCTACTGATAGCCACAGTTTAGCAGAGAGG GCCAGGAGAGAAAAGATCAGTGAGAGGATGAAAATTCTGCAAGATTTGGTTCCTGGTTGTAATAAG GTCATTGGAAAAGCGCTTGTTCTTGATGAAATCATAAATTATATCCAGTCACTACAGCGTCAAGTGGAG TTCTTGTCCATGAAGCTTGAAGCAGTCAATTCAAGGATGAACCACCCTATAGAAACCTTTCCTTCAAAAGAT TTAGCACCATCAGCATTTGATGCCACTGGAATGATTGTCGGCGCACAAGCACCGAGAGAATATGCTCAAGGGGCACAATCCGAGTGGCTCCATATGCAGGTTGGCAGCAGCTTTGACAGAGCAACATGA